The following DNA comes from Flavobacterium sp. N3904.
TTACAAATTTTACAAATTGAAATATACTTATAAATTTTAATTCATCCTCTTTGGATAAATGTCTTGTAATTAGTTTTCTATAACCTTTTAAAACAATAGAAGTTAAAACCAAAACTCCAATTAATATCACTAAATGCATCACTGTAAAAGTAATTGTAGCTGTTTTTATGATATCGTAATTGAGAATTTTATTTAAATCTTCTAACATAGTTTAATATTTTAACCATTTGTACAATTCTTTCCAACTTGGTTTTTTTCCATACATCAAAATCCCAACGCGATAAATCTTGGCTGCAAACCAAACCACTCCAAAAAAAGTTGCAAACAACAAAGATACTGAAATTGCGATTTGCCACCATGGTACTCCAAAAGGAATTCGCATAAGCATCACTATTGGTGACGTAAGCGGAATCATTGAAAAAACAATCGCGATAGTACCATGTGGGTCATTAATAACTGTAAAAAATCCGATATAAACACTCAGCATCAAAGGCATAATGATAGGCAAAAGAAATTGTTGAGAATCGGTTTGATTGTCAACAGCAGCGCCAATTGCTGCATAAAAAGAGCTATACAGGAAATAACCTCCTGTAAAATAAATTATAAAACAGATTAAAATGCTGGCAATGGGCAAATTCCAAATTTCTTTGATATACAATTGTGCGGTTCCCGAAAATTCGTGTTGAGCAGCATGCATCATTTCGGGCGAAACTCTGGCAGTTGGCCCAACATTTACACCAAAAAACGCCGAAGCAGCAAACATCAATGACAAACCTATAATGGCCCAAATAATAAATTGAAGCAACCCAGCCAATGACGTTCCAATTATTTTACCCATCATCAATTGAAATGGTTTTACAGATGAAATAATAATCTCAACGATACGATTGGTTTTCTCTTCAATCACTGACCGCATAACCATATTACCATAAATAATAATAAACATCATGATAAGGTAACCAAAAGCTCCACCAATTGCGATTTTAATTTCGTTTAAACCTTTTATACTTTCTTCACCAGTTGCTTTTGACAGACTTATATTGACACTTGCATTTGCATTTTTAATGGCTAAAGTGTCCAAATGAGCACTTTCAAGATTTTGTTTGGTGAGTTTATCGGCAATAATTCCTTGTGTCTTTTCTATAAAAATAATACTTGGACTATTATTTGATATGAATTGAATTTTATTTTCCAACTCTTTATTATTGGACGTTTTGGGGATATAAAGTAATCCTTCGTAGTTTTCTTTGGTGATACTGTCTCTGAGAAACTTCATGTCAATGATTGACAAATCCAGGTATTTATATTCACCGTTTTTTTTATTCTCTGCCATAAATTCATGAACAAACAAACCCGATTCGTCATGAATAGCGATACGTTTAGTCTCCGCTTTCATCGAGCTTAAATACCCAACAAATCCAGCTATTGCCACAAATAACAACGGACTTAAAAAAGTCATGACAATAAATGACTTATTGCGAACTTTGGCAATAAACTCTCTTTTTATGATTAATGAAATTATACTCATTTTTAAATTTTAGATTTTGGAGTTTAGATTTCGAATTTTTAGTTTAAAATTTAATCTGTTACAGTTTGAATAAAAATATCGTTTACACTTGGAATTTTTTCGACAAAATGAGTCACTTGTCCTCGTTGTGTAAGGACATTTAACAACTCATTTGGGGTAGCATTCCCAATCTGAATTTCTAGTTTTATTTCGTCATTAATAGATTTAAAATTGGCCTGACCAACAATAAATTTCTGTGTAAGATCAAACATTAAACCTTCAACATTGTCAGACAAAATGCCAACTTCAAAACTATTGGCCTTGAATTGTCTTTTTACATCAATTAGTTTCCCTTCTATTAACTTATTCGATTTATGAATTAATGCAATATGATCACATAATTCCTCTACGCTTTCCATTCTGTGTGTCGAAAATATAATTGTAGCTCCTTCTTCCCGCAAAGCCAGAATTTGATCTTTAATCACATTGGCATTTACAGGATCAAAACCAGAAAAAGGCTCGTCAAAAATCAATAATTTGGGCTTATGTAAAACACAAACGACAAATTGAATTTTCTGTGCCATTCCTTTAGATAACTCTTGTATTTTCTTATCCCACCAGCCTTTAATATCCAATCTATCAAACCAATATTCGAGTTGTTTTTTGGCTTCGGCTTTTGAAAGTCCTTTCATTTGAGCCAAATACAAACATTGTTCCCCCACCTTCATGGTCGTGTACAATCCTCTTTCTTCAGGAAGGTATCCTATATATTGCACATGTTTGGGTTGCAGTTTTTCTCCATCCAGAATAATTTCGCCACTGTCTGGCATTGTTATTTGATTTATGATTCGGATAAGAGACGTCTTCCCTGCTCCATTTGGACCTAAAAGTCCGTATATACTGCCTTTGGGTACAGTTAATGAAACTTCGTTCAGCGCCACATAATCACCATAACGCTTTACGACTTTATTTACTTCAAGAATATTGCTCATGCTGCTTTTTAAATTGTTGTAAAAGTAAATAATTTCGAAACGAATTTCTCTTATAATGCATTAAAAAACCCATCCTTAACGAATAAAGGATGGGTTTGTATTCTAATTTTATATAAATCTTAAGAAAACATATCTTTTACTTTCTCAAAAAATGATTTATCAGATTTCTCTGGGCTTGGGATAAAGTTATCATCTGTCAGAGCATTTTCAAAAAATTGTTTTTGCTCTTTGTTTAATGTTTTTGGTGTCCAGACATTTACATGTACTAGTAAATCTCCGCTGCCATATCCATTAATACTTGGAATTCCTTTTCCTTTTAATCTTAGAATTTTTCCAGATTGAATACCTTCTTCCAATTTGATTCTTACTTTTCCGTTTACAGCATCAATGTCTTTTGAGATACCAAGAACCGCTTCGGCAAAACTGATGTATAAATCATAATGAAGATTTTCTCCTTCACGTTTCAAAAATTCATGTTCTATTTCTTCGATAACAACAATCAAATCACCAGGAACGCTATTTCCTGGGGCATCATTACCTTTTCCAGAAACTTTAAGCTGCATTCCATCTACTACACCTGCCGGAATTTTTATAGAAACGGTTTCATCTTCTACTACCATTCCCTGAGAATCGGCATTGTTTGGTTTTTTGTCTAAAATTTGACCTGAACCTCCACAAGTAGGGCAGGTTGAAGCTGATTGCATTCTACCCAAAATTGTATTGGTCACTCGCATTACTTGCCCTTGCCCATTACAAGTAGAACAGGTTTTATACGACACACCCTGCGCTTGAACTTTACGTTTAACTTTTACTTTTTTCTCTACACCATTGGCGATTTCCTCTAGAGTCAATTTTACTTTAATACGCAAATTGCTTCCTTTTACGCGACGAGGACCTCCGCCTCCGCCAAATCCACCAAAACCGCTTCCAAAAATATCGCCAAACTGACTGAAGATGTCATCCATATTCATTCCTCCATGACCACCACCGCCAAATCCGCCAGAACCATCAAATGCTTGATGTCCGTATTGATCGTATTTTGCTTTTTTGGCAGGATCACTCAATACTTCATATGCTTCGGCAGCCAACTTGAATTTTTCTTCTGCCTCTTTGTCGCCAGGATTCTTGTCAGGATGGTACTTCAATGCACTTTTTCTGTATGCTTTTTTTATTTCAGCAGCATCTGCGCCTTTTGAAATACCCAATATTTCGTAAAAATCTTTTTTCATAATTCAAATAAATTCTAAAAAATTAAAAACAAAATCCAATACTTTTAAATTCCAATTTTCAATTAAAAAAAATCAAAACATTGTTTATTACAACATTCTATTTCTTTTGGAGTTTTAAAGCAAAAATTTTACTTTTTTAGTTCCCAATAACTACTTTTGGAAAACGAATAATTTTATCACCAAGTTTATATCCTTTTTCAAGAACATCAACTATTTTCCCTTTCATCTTTTCTGAAGCTGCAGGAATTTGAGTAATTGCTTCGGCAAAATCAGCATCAAATGCGTCTCCTGCTTTCACATCAACTTGCTCTAATCCTTTAGAAACTAAAGTGCTTTTTAGTTTTTCATGAATTAATTCTACACCTTTTGCCAACAACTCATCTTCCGATTTATTGATTTCAACCATAGCTCTATCAAAATCGTCTAAAACAGGAAGCATTGCTAATAAAACTTCTTGATTGGCGGTTTTGAACAATTCTATTCTTTCTTTCGTAGTTCTTCTTTTGTAATTTTCAAATTCAGCAAATAACCTTAAAAACTTATCTTTTTCTTTGGCTAAGTCTTGAGTTAATTGTTCTTCAACACTTAATTCTTCAATAATAAGTTGCTCCCCATTTGCATTATTCTCTAATGTTGCGTCATCTATTTCTTGATCGAATTCTGTATTTTCTGTAGTCATATTACTTTTATTTTTAAAAAAATTCTTAAACATCTTTTTTTATTCTTTACTATGGATTGCAAAAGTACTGCCAAAAATTAAAAAATGTCAAATTGTCACACTTTTTTAATTTGGCATTACTTTTAATATTATTCGTATTTCCACTTGATGCAAACAAATTATTGTTTGTTGTGTGAACAATATTAATCGATTAAGTCATAAAATTTAATAAAATTTTATGACTATTACGTTATAGTTTACTTATTTTTGTTCCAGATTTTTATTCAACCCCAAAGGAATACAACTCGAAAATCGCGAAATTTAAGGTTGGTTTCTATATAATTATTAATTCATCATTGCCTTATATTAAAAAAAGCTTCGTATTTACTACGAAGCTTTTTTTTGCTTTGCTGCGAAAGTCTATTTCAATCGAACACTCCATTCAAAATCCAT
Coding sequences within:
- a CDS encoding ABC transporter permease produces the protein MSIISLIIKREFIAKVRNKSFIVMTFLSPLLFVAIAGFVGYLSSMKAETKRIAIHDESGLFVHEFMAENKKNGEYKYLDLSIIDMKFLRDSITKENYEGLLYIPKTSNNKELENKIQFISNNSPSIIFIEKTQGIIADKLTKQNLESAHLDTLAIKNANASVNISLSKATGEESIKGLNEIKIAIGGAFGYLIMMFIIIYGNMVMRSVIEEKTNRIVEIIISSVKPFQLMMGKIIGTSLAGLLQFIIWAIIGLSLMFAASAFFGVNVGPTARVSPEMMHAAQHEFSGTAQLYIKEIWNLPIASILICFIIYFTGGYFLYSSFYAAIGAAVDNQTDSQQFLLPIIMPLMLSVYIGFFTVINDPHGTIAIVFSMIPLTSPIVMLMRIPFGVPWWQIAISVSLLFATFFGVVWFAAKIYRVGILMYGKKPSWKELYKWLKY
- a CDS encoding ABC transporter ATP-binding protein, whose protein sequence is MSNILEVNKVVKRYGDYVALNEVSLTVPKGSIYGLLGPNGAGKTSLIRIINQITMPDSGEIILDGEKLQPKHVQYIGYLPEERGLYTTMKVGEQCLYLAQMKGLSKAEAKKQLEYWFDRLDIKGWWDKKIQELSKGMAQKIQFVVCVLHKPKLLIFDEPFSGFDPVNANVIKDQILALREEGATIIFSTHRMESVEELCDHIALIHKSNKLIEGKLIDVKRQFKANSFEVGILSDNVEGLMFDLTQKFIVGQANFKSINDEIKLEIQIGNATPNELLNVLTQRGQVTHFVEKIPSVNDIFIQTVTD
- the dnaJ gene encoding molecular chaperone DnaJ, with product MKKDFYEILGISKGADAAEIKKAYRKSALKYHPDKNPGDKEAEEKFKLAAEAYEVLSDPAKKAKYDQYGHQAFDGSGGFGGGGHGGMNMDDIFSQFGDIFGSGFGGFGGGGGPRRVKGSNLRIKVKLTLEEIANGVEKKVKVKRKVQAQGVSYKTCSTCNGQGQVMRVTNTILGRMQSASTCPTCGGSGQILDKKPNNADSQGMVVEDETVSIKIPAGVVDGMQLKVSGKGNDAPGNSVPGDLIVVIEEIEHEFLKREGENLHYDLYISFAEAVLGISKDIDAVNGKVRIKLEEGIQSGKILRLKGKGIPSINGYGSGDLLVHVNVWTPKTLNKEQKQFFENALTDDNFIPSPEKSDKSFFEKVKDMFS
- a CDS encoding nucleotide exchange factor GrpE → MFKNFFKNKSNMTTENTEFDQEIDDATLENNANGEQLIIEELSVEEQLTQDLAKEKDKFLRLFAEFENYKRRTTKERIELFKTANQEVLLAMLPVLDDFDRAMVEINKSEDELLAKGVELIHEKLKSTLVSKGLEQVDVKAGDAFDADFAEAITQIPAASEKMKGKIVDVLEKGYKLGDKIIRFPKVVIGN